The sequence below is a genomic window from Streptosporangium lutulentum.
CAGGTGGCCGCGCACATGGTCGGCTCCGGCTCGGCCAGCAGTTCGCCGACCATCGAGACGAACCGCGGATGGGTGCCCGCGGTGGCGGCCCTGGCGAGCGGAAGGCCGAGTTTTCCGGCCACCTCGGCGGCCTCCACGTCGAGGTCGTAGACGACCTCCATGTGGTCGGAGACGAAACCCACGGGCACCAGCACCACGGCGGGGGCGTCGATCGCCTCCAGGTGGTCGCAGACGTCGGGCTCCAGCCACGGGATGTGCGGAGGGCCGCTACGGCTCTGCCAGACCAGGTCCCACTCCCGCTCGCCGCCCAGCTCCGCGGTGATCAGCGAGGCCGCCCGGCGCAGCTGCGCCTCGTAGGCCCCGCCGCCCGGCCCGGCGGTGCGGGCCATCGAGATCGGGATGCTGTGCGCGGTGAAGACCAGCCGTGCGGCGTCCCTGTGCTCGGCGGGCAACCGGTCCAGGGCCTCGCGGGTGTGGTCCACCATGGCCGCGATGAACCCGGGGTGGTCGAAGTAGTGCCGGAGCTTGACGACCTCCGGGGCGCCCTCGACCGCGGCCCTGGCGAGGGCGATGTCCTCGAGGTACTGCCGGCAGGCCGAATACGAGCTGTAGGCGGAGGTGACGAAGGCCGCCGCCTTGCGCACGCCGTCGGCGGCCATCCGGCGGAGCGTGTCCTCGAGGTAGGGGTGCCAGTTGCGGTTGCCCCAGTAGACCGG
It includes:
- a CDS encoding ferrochelatase, whose product is MGTYDALLVVSFGGPEKPDDVMPFLENVVRGRGVPRERLLEVEAHYQRFGGFSPINQQCRDLISAVEPTIDLPVYWGNRNWHPYLEDTLRRMAADGVRKAAAFVTSAYSSYSACRQYLEDIALARAAVEGAPEVVKLRHYFDHPGFIAAMVDHTREALDRLPAEHRDAARLVFTAHSIPISMARTAGPGGGAYEAQLRRAASLITAELGGEREWDLVWQSRSGPPHIPWLEPDVCDHLEAIDAPAVVLVPVGFVSDHMEVVYDLDVEAAEVAGKLGLPLARAATAGTHPRFVSMVGELLAEPEPTMCAATCCPAPPRRHG